The following coding sequences lie in one Musa acuminata AAA Group cultivar baxijiao chromosome BXJ3-1, Cavendish_Baxijiao_AAA, whole genome shotgun sequence genomic window:
- the LOC103996530 gene encoding putative yippee-like protein Os10g0369500, translating to MGLLFVESLPGPKVFKCGRCKVDSASHDAIISKDFHGRYGRAYLFKSVVNITLGPDEDRHLITGLHTVNDIYCSCCQQILGWRYEKAYEESQKYKEGKYILEKARMSKEGW from the exons ATGGGGCTTCTCTTCGTGGAGTCGCTCCCTGGTCCGAAGGTCTTCAAGTGCGGGCGCTGCAAGGTCGACTCGGCGTCCCATGACGCGATCATCTCCAAGGATTTCCACGGGCGGTATGGCCGCGCGTACCTCTTCAAGAGCGT GGTGAATATCACATTGGGCCCTGATGAGGATCGACACCTTATAACTGGATTACACACAGTGAATGACATATACTGTAGCTGCTGCCAACAGATTCTGGGCTGGAGATAT GAGAAGGCATATGAAGAAAGTCAGAAGTACAAAGAAGGCAAATACATTTTAGAAAAAGCTAGGATGTCGAAAGAGGGCTGGTGA